One Triticum dicoccoides isolate Atlit2015 ecotype Zavitan chromosome 5B, WEW_v2.0, whole genome shotgun sequence genomic window carries:
- the LOC119309493 gene encoding flowering time control protein FPA-like: LQLGRGRGRGRGGGGGGGRGRFSGGRGDGSPRLGGRDDPPPTPRRSSGWGVAPPSRHLWVGSLAPGVTASDLSQLLHRCGDIEGITRDPGRTFAFVSFMREQDAVAAVRELQGARLQGTPVRIEFSKGDKSSGSYVDDRHAQSSDERHFVEHGRKHQSSPEKSVDKSKRNKSTEPSEVLWIGFPAGLKVDEAALWEAFSPFGEIVKITTFPGRTYGFVKYTTITAACRAKEALQGRLFNNPRVSICFSRNEGVAAEVGRCSSVAPYSPHLNRSVRSRSVFEDQDFEAFTRPRRFDSPPRDLRMSSLRAGPERLLRDADDVGFSRDNYLRRGPQIESGHVSNFEPFRMRGLGPERRMSEDIYEQHRSSPTVRGETPWQSIPFERPRRAFPLEDSWDADDHSYPLSKKLRTGELHDAELPEYPFSEFDRGHVDSGYPRRPFRDLREDDAHPITYEPPMAHGRNYIEPLRNPNPPVDNHEAWRSQNSFAMHAREVDRSTPEHHGPLPKEEWSWNGTIAKGGTPICRARCFPVGKVLNFMLPDFLDCTARTNLEMLSKHYYEAASSWVVFFVPENDADMAAYNDFMNYLGDKQRAAVCKLGERSTLFLVPPSDFSEHVLRVPGKVSISGVILKFQQANPDLTSANRQPEALEKMPTSFASYLNTDVSSHEDRDALRRLDPPDTRTVPQGPDYLQPSTGVYTPASTDFIPPYKFANASPYLTSQLPQQMPAPDSRRETAQGQHQQSPNVWPSGWSNNNDPSPGSGNFNSLAASAVSHTQNDRTSEPYSFATQGIPKGTPSVYAPGEASNMSLPSMKPPQPPSRQVVRPQQTPSAPVSLPPVQLAQLATLLAQQNQRGVEAGLPVGSSNRQSGFIQNYNPREHASVMPDSSGRFIQNANHASVMPDSSGSIPVHNSQLPVPPSVPSQLQVHPPPIQGHSSVPLGSFVPPLPAGPPPFQQLTSGGASMQTLLPSAQQMGQQLSAQEDLDGDPQKRLQATLQLAATLLQQIHKQSKPGGQQ; encoded by the exons TTGCAGCTGGGGAGGGGCCGGGGGCGAGGccgcggaggcggaggaggcgggggCAGGGGAAGATTCAGCGGCGGGAGGGGCGACGGCTCGCCCCGTCTCGGCGGCCGCGATGATCCACCGCCGACTCCGCGGCGCTCCTCCGGGTGGGGCGTGGCGCCGCCGTCTCGGCATCTCTGGGTGGGCAGCCTGGCCCCCGGCGTCACCGCCTCGGACCTTTCGCAGCTGCTCCACCGGTGCGGCGACATCGAGGGCATCACCCGCGACCCTGGCCGGACCTTCGCCTTCGTGAGCTTCATGCGGGAGCAGGACGCCGTCGCGGCGGTCCGGGAACTGCAGGGGGCCCGGCTCCAAGGAACGCCCGTTAGGATTGAGTTTTCCAAGGGG GATAAGTCTTCAGGTAGCTATGTGGATGACAGACATGCACAATCTTCTGATGAGAGACATTTTGTTGAACATGGAAGAAAACATCAATCAAGCCCTGAAAAATCAGTTGATAAATCTAAAAGAAATAAGTCTACAGAACCTAGTGAGGTTTTATGGATAGGTTTTCCTGCTGGTCTAAAGGTAGATGAAGCAGCTCTGTGGGAAGCCTTCTCTCCTTTTGGCGAGATTGTCAAGATAACAACATTCCCAGGCCGCACCTATGGATTTGTTAAGTACACTACCATTACAGCGGCATGCAGGGCAAAAGAAGCACTTCAGGGGAGGCTTTTCAATAACCCAAGAGTAAGCATATGCTTTTCTCGTAATGAAGGAGTTGCAGCAGAAGTTGGAAGATGTTCCTCTGTTGCCCCGTATTCCCCCCACTTAAACCGTAGTGTTCGGTCTAGGTCTGTATTTGAAGACCAAGATTTTGAGGCCTTTACTAGGCCAAGGCGTTTTGATAGTCCTCCGAGAGATCTCCGCATGTCATCACTGCGTGCCggccctgaaaggttactgagagatgCTGATGATGTGGGCTTCAGCAGGGATAATTATCTTCGACGCGGACCTCAAATAGAGTCTGGTCATGTTTCTAATTTTGAACCTTTTAGGATGCGAGGGTTGGGTCCAGAGAGAAGGATGTCTGAAGACATATATGAACAACACAGAAGTAGCCCTACCGTTAGGGGTGAAACACCATGGCAAAGTATTCCTTTTGAGCGACCTCGAAGAGCCTTCCCGTTGGAagattcttgggatgcagatgatcATTCATACCCATTGTCAAAGAAGCTGAGGACTGGTGAATTGCATGATGCTGAACTTCCCGAATATCCTTTCTCTGAATTTGATCGAGGGCATGTTGACTCTGGCTACCCAAGGAGGCCCTTCCGTGATCTGCGAGAAGATGATGCACATCCCATAACCTATGAACCTCCCATGGCGCATGGTAGAAATTACATTGAACCTTTAAGGAATCCAAACCCACCTGTTGATAACCATGAAGCATGGCGTTCCCAAAATAGTTTTGCTATGCATGCTAGGGAAGTGGACAGGTCAACTCCTGAACATCATGGACCTCTTCCTAAAGAAGAGTGGAGCTGGAACGGCACAATAGCAAAGGGGGGCACACCAATCTGCCGAGCTCGGTGCTTCCCTGTCGGGAAGGTCCTTAACTTCATGCT GCCTGACTTTTTGGACTGCACTGCTAGGACAAACTTGGAGATGCTTTCTAAACATTACTATGAAGCTGCTAGCAGTTGGGTGGTGTTTTTTGTCCCAGAAAATGATGCTGACATGGCAGCTTATAATGATTTCATGAACTACCTTGGTGATAAGCAGCGTGCTGCAGTTTGTAAACTTGGAGAAAGGAGCACCTTGTTTCTTGTTCCACCGTCGGACTTTTCCGAACATGTACTTAGGGTGCCAGGAAAAGTGAGCATATCTGGAGTCATTCTGAAGTTTCAGCAGGCAAATCCAGACCTGACCTCTGCAAATCGTCAACCGGAAGCATTGGAGAAAATGCCTACATCTTTTGCGAGTTATCTGAACACTGATGTGAGTAGTCATGAGGATCGAGATGCATTGAGAAGACTCGACCCTCCAGATACGAGGACAGTTCCTCAGGGTCCAGATTATCTCCAGCCATCTACTGGAGTCTATACTCCTGCAAGTACAGATTTTATTCCACCTTACAAGTTTGCAAATGCTTCTCCATATCTGACCTCTCAGTTACCTCAACAAATGCCAGCACCAGACTCCCGCAGGGAAACGGCACAGGGCCAGCACCAGCAATCCCCAAATGTGTGGCCCTCAGGATGGTCCAATAATAATGACCCAAGTCCAGGTTCCGGTAATTTCAATTCTTTGGCTGCAAGTGCAGTCTCACATACACAAAATGATAGGACATCAGAGCCGTACTCATTTGCTACTCAGGGAATACCAAAAGGCACACCATCAGTGTATGCACCAGGTGAAGCGTCAAACATGTCCTTACCTTCCATGAAACCACCTCAACCTCCATCGCGGCAGGTAGTTAGACCTCAACAAACTCCATCTGCCCCAGTATCACTCCCACCGGTACAACTTGCACAGCTggctactcttcttgcacaacaaaaccaacgaggagtagaagctgGCTTGCCAGTAGGCAGCTCAAACAGACAATCAGGGTTCATACAGAACTATAATCCACGTGAGCATGCTTCGGTGATGCCAGACAGCTCAGGTCGATTCATACAGAATGCTAATCATGCTTCAGTGATGCCAGATAGCTCAGGTTCAATCCCTGTCCACAACTCGCAGTTACCGGTTCCACCATCTGTCCCATCGCAATTACAGGTCCATCCGCCGCCAATACAAG GTCATTCTTCCGTGCCTTTGGGGTCATTTGTTCCCCCACTTCCGGCAGGCCCTCCCCCCTTTCAGCAGCTTACTTCAGGCGGTGCGTCAATGCAAACTTTGCTTCCTTCTGCCCAGCAGATGGGCCAGCAACTGTCTGCTcaggaagaccttgacggagatccTCAAAAACGCCTTCAAGCAACATTGCAGTTGGCAGCAACACTTCTTCAGCAGATACATAAACAATCAAAACCTGGTGGCCAGCAATAG